A genomic segment from Methanoplanus limicola DSM 2279 encodes:
- a CDS encoding DUF58 domain-containing protein, with protein sequence MKFKIPGFKREAVSETVAAPGRDVRDLIKKISDVELYTKIYVEGLQSGQHRSVFKGQGIEFTDIREYVPGDDVRAIDWNVTARLNHPYIKEFTEERDQTFYLVPDYSGSGSFGLVVPKYERMIEICASIGFAAIKNNDRVGLCIFTDRVEKFIPAGRGRKHLIKILNTMTEFVPESKGTDISPAISFLSKTVKRKSSVILISDFYAEGYRKPLKIMKGRHEVIAIRLTDPRESELPDVGLIELEDPETGEQILIDTSDESVRIRFEESVREADEKVFNSFKRCRIGCVDLKTTDRYDIVLKKFFSGEIKRGV encoded by the coding sequence ATGAAATTTAAAATTCCCGGATTTAAAAGAGAGGCTGTTTCAGAGACGGTGGCTGCTCCCGGGAGGGATGTCAGGGACCTGATAAAGAAGATCTCAGATGTGGAGTTATATACAAAAATATATGTTGAAGGCCTCCAGTCCGGGCAGCACAGATCTGTATTTAAGGGCCAGGGTATTGAGTTCACTGATATAAGGGAGTATGTGCCTGGTGATGACGTCCGGGCTATTGACTGGAATGTCACTGCGAGGCTCAACCATCCATATATCAAGGAGTTTACCGAGGAGAGGGATCAGACCTTCTACCTCGTGCCGGACTATTCAGGTTCCGGAAGTTTTGGTTTGGTTGTTCCGAAATATGAACGTATGATTGAGATCTGCGCCTCGATTGGATTTGCGGCAATTAAAAACAATGACCGTGTGGGCCTCTGCATATTCACTGACAGGGTGGAGAAGTTCATCCCGGCAGGGCGGGGGCGAAAGCATCTGATAAAGATACTTAATACAATGACTGAATTTGTCCCCGAATCTAAGGGTACTGATATATCACCGGCCATCTCCTTCCTCTCAAAGACTGTTAAGAGGAAGAGTTCGGTCATTCTGATCTCTGACTTTTATGCCGAAGGCTATCGGAAACCGCTTAAGATTATGAAAGGACGGCATGAGGTTATTGCAATCCGGCTTACTGATCCGAGGGAGTCAGAACTGCCGGATGTCGGCCTTATTGAGCTGGAGGACCCTGAAACCGGTGAACAGATTCTCATTGACACCTCGGACGAGTCTGTAAGAATTCGGTTTGAGGAATCTGTCAGGGAAGCGGATGAGAAGGTTTTTAATTCTTTTAAGAGGTGCAGAATCGGCTGTGTTGACCTTAAAACCACCGACAGGTATGATATAGTTTTAAAGAAATTTTTCTCCGGTGAAATTAAGAGAGGTGTGTGA
- a CDS encoding AAA family ATPase: protein MNAEIEELNRRASEYSDILNNVKNEVKRVIVGQDEVVDRLLIALSAGGHVLLEGVPGIAKTLTIKTLSECIDADFSRIQFTPDLLPSDIVGTRIYNHHDGEFSTVKGPVFASFILADEINRAPPKVQSALLEAMQEYQVTIQGNTFPLNSPFFVLATENPIESEGTYPLPEAQVDRFMFKVMMTYPSLSDEVIILDRFTEGFASKPERVIPAEKIIEIQKFVKEIYAESEIKKYCAALVDATRNPDRYGLDAGNYISCGASPRASIYLVLGAKAYALLKGRGYVTPQDVKSIAADVLRHRILLTYEAEAEEVTTDDLIEKILQSVPVP, encoded by the coding sequence ATGAATGCTGAAATTGAAGAGCTTAACCGGAGAGCCTCAGAATATTCTGATATTCTCAATAATGTCAAAAATGAGGTTAAAAGAGTCATTGTCGGGCAGGACGAAGTTGTTGACAGACTTCTAATCGCACTGTCAGCAGGGGGGCATGTGCTTTTGGAAGGTGTCCCCGGCATTGCAAAGACGCTTACTATAAAGACACTTTCAGAATGCATTGATGCTGACTTTTCAAGGATTCAGTTCACACCTGACCTCCTGCCCTCAGACATTGTTGGTACAAGAATTTACAATCACCATGACGGTGAGTTCAGCACTGTGAAAGGGCCTGTATTTGCAAGTTTCATACTTGCGGATGAGATAAACCGTGCGCCCCCAAAGGTGCAGTCCGCCCTTCTTGAGGCTATGCAGGAGTACCAGGTTACTATTCAGGGCAATACATTCCCTCTTAACAGCCCTTTCTTTGTTCTCGCAACCGAAAATCCGATAGAGTCCGAGGGGACATATCCTCTCCCCGAGGCACAGGTTGACAGGTTTATGTTTAAGGTAATGATGACCTATCCGTCACTGTCAGATGAGGTTATAATTCTTGACAGGTTCACCGAAGGCTTCGCCTCAAAGCCTGAGAGGGTTATTCCGGCTGAGAAGATAATCGAGATCCAGAAATTCGTAAAGGAGATATATGCAGAGTCTGAGATTAAGAAATACTGTGCTGCTCTCGTTGATGCCACCCGGAATCCTGACAGATACGGACTTGATGCCGGAAATTATATCTCATGCGGTGCATCCCCGCGGGCCTCAATCTATCTTGTACTGGGTGCAAAGGCGTATGCTCTGCTTAAGGGCAGGGGTTATGTCACCCCGCAGGATGTAAAGTCAATAGCCGCTGACGTGCTCAGGCACAGAATCCTGCTGACATATGAGGCCGAAGCCGAAGAGGTCACAACTGACGACCTGATTGAGAAGATTCTTCAGTCAGTGCCTGTGCCATGA